The Yersinia intermedia genome window below encodes:
- the oppB gene encoding oligopeptide ABC transporter permease OppB yields MLKFILRRCLEAIPTLFILITISFFMMRLAPGSPFTGERNLPPEVMANIEAKYHLNDPVYKQYFNYLGQLAHGDLGPSFKYKDYTVNDLVSASFPVSAKLGFAAFILAVVLGVSAGVIAALNQNTKWDYTVMGFAMTGVVIPSFVVAPLLVLVFAIILKWLPGGGWNGGSPKYIILPMVALSLAYIASIARITRGSMIEILHSNFIRTARAKGLPLRTIVFRHALKPALLPVLSYMGPAFVGIITGSMVIETIFGLPGIGQLFVNGALNRDYSLVLSLTILVGALTILFNAIVDVLYAVIDPKIRY; encoded by the coding sequence ATGTTAAAATTTATTCTACGCCGCTGTCTGGAAGCGATTCCGACACTGTTCATTTTGATAACCATTTCATTTTTTATGATGCGTCTCGCCCCAGGAAGTCCCTTTACCGGCGAACGTAATCTTCCTCCAGAAGTTATGGCCAATATTGAGGCGAAATATCACCTCAATGACCCCGTCTATAAGCAGTATTTCAATTACTTGGGTCAACTTGCGCACGGCGATCTTGGACCTTCGTTTAAATATAAAGATTACACCGTGAACGATCTGGTTTCTGCATCGTTTCCTGTTTCGGCAAAGCTTGGTTTTGCCGCATTTATACTCGCAGTCGTGTTAGGTGTGAGTGCCGGTGTTATTGCGGCATTGAATCAAAATACCAAATGGGACTATACGGTAATGGGATTTGCCATGACCGGAGTGGTCATTCCAAGTTTTGTGGTAGCTCCTTTATTGGTGTTGGTCTTTGCCATTATATTGAAATGGTTACCGGGTGGCGGTTGGAATGGCGGATCACCAAAATATATTATTTTACCGATGGTCGCGTTGTCGCTGGCTTATATCGCCAGTATTGCGCGTATCACACGCGGATCAATGATTGAAATTCTCCACTCTAACTTTATCCGCACGGCGCGAGCGAAGGGATTGCCACTGCGAACCATTGTATTCCGTCATGCACTGAAACCTGCATTGCTGCCGGTGTTGTCCTACATGGGGCCCGCGTTTGTTGGGATTATTACTGGCTCGATGGTTATTGAAACCATTTTTGGTTTGCCGGGCATTGGTCAGTTGTTTGTCAACGGGGCGTTAAACCGCGATTACTCTTTGGTGCTGAGTTTGACCATTTTAGTCGGCGCTTTGACTATTTTATTCAACGCGATTGTTGACGTGCTGTATGCCGTTATCGATCCTAAAATCCGTTACTAG
- the oppA gene encoding oligopeptide ABC transporter substrate-binding protein OppA, whose product MTNITKKTFLAAGIAAAMGMMAVGNTFAANVPAGVQLAEKQVLVRNNGSEPQSLDPHKIEGVPESNISRDLLEGLVVNDPNGKILPGVAESWDNKDFKVWTFHLRKDAKWSNGDPVTAQDFVYSWQRLADPKTVSPYASYVQYAHIANIDDIISGKKSPDALGVKALDDHTLEVTLTEPVPYLDKLLAHPSMSPVNKTVVEKFGEKWTQPQSFVGNGAYKLKDWTVNERIVLERSPTYWDNAKTVINQVTYLPISSEVTDVNRYRSGEIDMTYNNMPIELFQKLKKEIPQEVHVDPYLCTYYYEINNQKAPFTDARVREALKLGMDRDIIVNKVKNQGDLPAYGFTPPYTSGAELTPPEWFGWTQEKRNEVAKKLLAEAGYTQDKPLKFNLLYNTSDLHKKLAIAAASIWKKNLGVDVKLENQEWKTFLDTRHQGTFDVARAGWCADYNEPSSFLNMMLSDSSNNTVHYKSPAFDKLIQDTLKVKSEKERAGLYQQAEVLLDKDSAIVPLFYYVNARLVKPYVGGYTGKDPLDNMHVKDLYIIKH is encoded by the coding sequence ATGACCAACATCACAAAGAAAACTTTCCTGGCCGCAGGCATTGCTGCTGCTATGGGTATGATGGCTGTAGGGAACACTTTTGCAGCCAATGTACCAGCAGGTGTCCAACTGGCTGAGAAACAAGTTTTAGTTCGTAATAACGGCTCAGAACCTCAGTCATTGGATCCGCATAAAATTGAGGGTGTGCCAGAATCTAATATATCGCGCGATTTGCTGGAAGGGTTGGTCGTTAACGATCCAAACGGCAAGATTTTGCCTGGTGTAGCTGAAAGTTGGGATAATAAGGATTTTAAAGTCTGGACTTTCCATCTGCGTAAAGATGCTAAATGGTCAAATGGTGACCCTGTAACGGCACAAGATTTCGTTTATAGCTGGCAACGACTGGCAGACCCTAAAACAGTTTCTCCTTATGCCAGTTATGTACAATATGCTCATATCGCGAATATCGACGATATTATTAGCGGTAAAAAATCACCTGATGCCTTGGGTGTAAAAGCGTTAGATGACCATACGTTGGAAGTCACGCTGACTGAACCTGTTCCTTATTTGGATAAACTGTTAGCTCACCCCTCTATGTCCCCGGTGAATAAAACCGTGGTTGAGAAGTTTGGTGAGAAGTGGACTCAGCCACAGAGCTTTGTCGGTAATGGTGCCTATAAATTAAAAGATTGGACCGTTAACGAACGTATTGTGTTAGAACGCAGCCCGACCTATTGGGATAATGCTAAAACGGTTATCAATCAGGTTACTTACCTGCCAATCTCGTCTGAAGTGACTGATGTTAACCGCTACCGTAGCGGCGAGATCGACATGACCTATAACAACATGCCGATTGAATTATTCCAGAAACTGAAAAAAGAGATCCCACAAGAAGTTCATGTTGACCCATATCTGTGTACTTATTATTACGAAATCAATAACCAAAAAGCGCCATTCACCGATGCACGCGTTCGTGAAGCACTAAAACTGGGCATGGATCGCGATATCATCGTGAACAAAGTGAAAAACCAAGGTGATTTACCTGCCTATGGCTTTACGCCGCCATATACCAGTGGTGCTGAATTAACACCACCAGAATGGTTTGGCTGGACTCAGGAAAAACGTAATGAAGTGGCTAAGAAGTTACTGGCTGAAGCGGGTTATACACAAGATAAACCACTGAAGTTCAATCTGTTATACAACACTTCTGATTTGCACAAAAAGCTGGCTATTGCTGCGGCCTCTATCTGGAAGAAAAATCTGGGCGTTGACGTTAAGCTGGAAAATCAGGAATGGAAAACCTTCCTTGATACCCGCCATCAAGGGACTTTCGATGTCGCGCGTGCTGGCTGGTGTGCCGACTATAACGAACCGTCTTCATTCCTGAATATGATGCTATCTGACAGCAGTAATAACACCGTACATTATAAAAGCCCGGCATTTGACAAGCTGATCCAAGATACGCTGAAAGTTAAATCCGAAAAAGAGCGCGCAGGTTTGTATCAGCAAGCTGAAGTATTGCTGGATAAAGATTCTGCTATTGTGCCGTTGTTCTATTATGTTAATGCCCGTTTAGTTAAACCTTATGTCGGTGGATATACCGGTAAAGACCCACTGGATAATATGCACGTTAAAGATCTGTATATTATCAAGCACTAA
- a CDS encoding YchE family NAAT transporter, translating to MSQSLLDLSGYIKFFVGLFALVNPVGILPVFISMTSYQAAAGRDKTNLTANLSVAIILWISLFLGDAILKIFGISIDSFRIAGGILVVSIAMSMISGKLGEDKQNKQEKTETAVRESIGVVPLALPLMAGPGAISSTIVWSSRYHSWQNLLGLTLAVALFAFCCWLLFRAAPLLVRLLGQTGINVITRIMGLLLMALGIEFIVTGIKAIFPGLL from the coding sequence GTGAGTCAATCATTGTTGGACCTTTCAGGTTACATCAAGTTTTTTGTTGGCTTATTTGCGCTGGTGAACCCGGTTGGCATATTGCCGGTATTTATCAGTATGACCAGCTATCAGGCGGCGGCGGGGCGGGATAAAACCAACCTGACAGCTAATCTGTCAGTGGCGATTATCTTATGGATATCCTTGTTCTTAGGGGATGCCATCCTGAAAATTTTCGGTATTTCCATCGACTCGTTCCGTATTGCTGGTGGGATACTGGTGGTCAGCATTGCGATGTCGATGATCAGCGGTAAACTCGGTGAGGATAAGCAGAACAAGCAGGAAAAAACTGAAACTGCGGTTCGTGAAAGTATCGGTGTTGTCCCACTCGCATTGCCGTTGATGGCGGGGCCAGGAGCGATCAGTTCCACAATTGTTTGGAGCTCCCGCTACCATAGTTGGCAAAATTTGTTGGGATTGACGCTAGCGGTGGCCTTGTTTGCCTTCTGTTGCTGGCTGCTGTTCCGGGCGGCGCCACTGCTGGTTCGGTTGCTAGGGCAAACTGGTATTAACGTTATAACGCGTATTATGGGATTATTGTTGATGGCTCTGGGCATCGAGTTTATTGTTACAGGCATCAAAGCGATTTTCCCCGGATTGCTTTAA
- the hns gene encoding histone-like nucleoid-structuring protein H-NS, which produces MSEALKILNNIRTLRAQSRECTLETLEEMLEKLEVVVNERREEDSQVQAEIEERTRKLAQYREMLIADGIDPNELLHTMSATKATTKAKRAARPAKYKYVDENGETKTWTGQGRTPAVIKKAIEDEGKSLDDFLL; this is translated from the coding sequence ATGAGCGAAGCGTTAAAGATTCTTAACAACATCCGTACTCTGCGTGCACAATCACGTGAATGCACTCTTGAAACTTTAGAAGAAATGCTGGAGAAACTTGAAGTGGTCGTTAACGAACGCCGCGAAGAAGATTCTCAAGTACAAGCTGAAATTGAAGAACGCACACGTAAATTGGCTCAGTACCGTGAAATGCTAATTGCAGACGGTATTGACCCAAATGAACTGCTGCATACTATGAGTGCAACTAAAGCTACTACTAAAGCTAAGCGTGCTGCACGCCCAGCTAAATATAAGTATGTAGACGAAAATGGCGAAACTAAAACCTGGACAGGCCAAGGCCGTACTCCAGCAGTGATTAAGAAAGCCATTGAAGACGAAGGTAAATCATTGGATGATTTCCTGCTGTAA
- a CDS encoding thymidine kinase, with the protein MAQLYFYYSAMNAGKSTALLQSSYNYQERGMRTLVFTAEIDNRFGVGTVSSRIGLSSHALLYNSETPLLSIIAAEHQDKTVHCILLDECQFLTKEQVQQLCQVVDELHIPVLCYGLRTDFLGELFPGSKYLLSWADKLVELKTICHCGRKANMVLRLDEQGRAVHDGEQVVIGGNESYVSVCRRHYKEAIKAACLQHPS; encoded by the coding sequence ATGGCTCAACTTTATTTTTATTACTCTGCGATGAATGCAGGGAAATCCACCGCGCTGTTACAATCCTCATATAACTACCAAGAGCGGGGTATGCGTACCTTGGTGTTTACAGCAGAGATAGATAATCGCTTTGGGGTAGGGACCGTAAGTTCGCGCATTGGCCTGTCCTCGCATGCGCTGCTTTATAATAGTGAAACCCCACTATTATCTATTATCGCCGCTGAGCATCAGGACAAAACCGTTCATTGTATTTTACTCGACGAATGCCAGTTTTTGACCAAAGAGCAAGTTCAGCAATTGTGTCAGGTAGTGGATGAACTGCATATCCCGGTATTGTGCTACGGTTTGCGTACCGATTTTCTTGGCGAATTGTTCCCCGGTAGCAAGTATTTGTTATCATGGGCTGACAAATTGGTTGAACTGAAAACAATCTGTCATTGTGGCCGTAAAGCAAACATGGTGTTGCGTTTAGATGAACAGGGTAGAGCGGTGCACGATGGCGAACAAGTCGTTATTGGTGGCAACGAAAGCTATGTTTCTGTTTGTCGCCGCCACTATAAAGAAGCAATTAAAGCCGCCTGCCTCCAACATCCTTCTTAG
- a CDS encoding ABC transporter substrate-binding protein yields MQIKFTRRPLAIIGTVLGLSFSAVSMAAAVPAGVILATDQSITINNGSEVASLDPHKVEGIPETNIILNLLEGLVSNDATGHIIPAVATRWDNEGFKVWTFHLRDNAVWSDGTPVTAQDFVYSWQRLANPKVGSPYASYLQYAQIENVDEVLKGTKKPDELGVKALDAKTLQVTLTQPVPYFISMLSHTSMKPVKREVVEKYGDKWTLPQNFISNGAFQLKDWVVNERIVLERSPTYWNNKETVINKATFLPITSEVSDINRYRSGEIDITNSAIPPNLFAKMKKDLPSQVHISPYLCTFYYEINNKKPPFTDARVRTAIKLTLDRDIIATKIMGQGQIPAYGFTPTFTDGGNFALPEWSNWTQEQRNAEAKKVLAEAGFNAQNPLKFTLLYNTSDQNKQQAIAAASMWQKNLGATVTLQNQEWKTSLESRHQGQFDVARATWCGDYNEPTAFLNMLLSDSSNNTFFYKNPEFDALLAKTLTMPNATARTALYQEAENLLDKDSALVPVYYRVSVRLIRPTVGGFTGKDPQDLVDLKNLYIRKL; encoded by the coding sequence ATGCAAATAAAGTTTACGCGACGACCACTGGCAATAATTGGCACTGTGTTGGGTTTGTCATTTTCGGCTGTATCGATGGCGGCGGCAGTTCCGGCCGGTGTGATATTAGCTACAGATCAAAGCATTACCATTAATAATGGTTCTGAGGTCGCCTCATTAGACCCCCATAAGGTCGAAGGTATCCCTGAAACCAATATTATTCTGAATCTATTAGAAGGCCTGGTAAGCAATGATGCCACTGGACATATTATTCCAGCCGTTGCAACTCGTTGGGACAATGAAGGTTTTAAGGTCTGGACTTTCCATTTGCGTGACAACGCCGTGTGGAGTGATGGTACTCCGGTCACCGCGCAAGATTTTGTCTATAGTTGGCAGCGCTTGGCTAACCCAAAAGTGGGTTCACCTTATGCCAGTTATTTGCAGTATGCCCAAATTGAGAATGTCGACGAGGTATTGAAAGGCACCAAAAAGCCGGATGAGTTAGGTGTTAAGGCATTAGATGCCAAAACGTTGCAAGTTACCTTGACGCAACCCGTGCCTTATTTTATCAGCATGTTATCCCACACCTCGATGAAGCCAGTTAAGCGTGAGGTCGTTGAAAAGTATGGTGATAAATGGACTCTGCCACAAAACTTTATTAGCAATGGCGCTTTTCAGTTAAAAGATTGGGTAGTTAATGAGCGGATTGTGCTGGAACGTAGTCCGACTTACTGGAATAACAAAGAAACGGTTATCAACAAAGCGACCTTTTTACCGATAACGTCGGAAGTCAGTGATATTAATCGCTATCGCAGTGGTGAAATCGATATTACCAACAGCGCAATACCCCCTAATTTATTTGCCAAAATGAAAAAGGATCTGCCATCGCAGGTTCATATCAGCCCATATCTCTGTACTTTCTATTACGAAATTAATAATAAAAAACCACCATTTACCGACGCCAGAGTAAGAACGGCAATTAAGTTAACGCTGGATCGTGACATCATCGCAACGAAGATTATGGGGCAAGGGCAGATTCCTGCGTATGGCTTTACCCCGACATTTACCGATGGCGGCAATTTCGCCTTGCCAGAATGGTCCAACTGGACTCAAGAACAACGCAATGCTGAGGCGAAAAAAGTGCTCGCCGAAGCCGGTTTCAATGCCCAAAATCCCTTAAAGTTTACATTGCTCTATAACACCTCAGATCAAAACAAGCAGCAGGCTATTGCCGCTGCATCTATGTGGCAGAAAAACCTGGGTGCTACCGTCACTTTACAGAATCAAGAATGGAAAACCTCATTAGAAAGCCGCCATCAAGGGCAGTTTGATGTTGCCAGAGCAACCTGGTGTGGTGACTACAACGAGCCGACTGCTTTTCTGAATATGCTGCTGTCTGATAGTAGCAACAATACTTTCTTCTATAAAAATCCTGAATTCGATGCGCTGTTAGCAAAAACGCTGACCATGCCGAATGCCACTGCGCGCACTGCTTTGTATCAAGAGGCTGAGAATTTACTGGATAAAGATTCTGCGCTGGTGCCGGTTTATTATCGAGTCAGTGTCCGTCTTATCCGGCCAACCGTCGGTGGATTTACGGGTAAAGATCCACAAGACTTAGTGGACTTAAAAAATCTTTATATTCGCAAGTTGTAG
- the adhE gene encoding bifunctional acetaldehyde-CoA/alcohol dehydrogenase: MAVTNVAELNELVARVKKAQREYANFTQEQVDKIFRAAALAAADARIPLAKLAVEESGMGIVEDKVIKNHFASEYIYNAYKDEKTCGILEEDKTFGTITIAEPIGLICGIVPTTNPTSTAIFKALISLKTRNGIVFSPHPRAKDATNKAADIVLQAAIAAGAPADIIGWIDAPTVELSNQLMHHPDINLILATGGPGMVKAAYSSGKPAIGVGAGNTPVVVDETADIKRVVASILMSKTFDNGVICASEQSIIVVDSAYDAVRERFSSHGGYLLQGKELKAVQDIILKNGGLNAAIVGQPATKIAEMAGIKVPSNTKILIGEVKVVDESEPFAHEKLSPTLAMYRAKSFEDAVDKAEKLVEMGGIGHTSCLYTDQDNQPARVKYFGDKMKTARILINTPASHGGIGDLYNFKVAPSLTLGCGSWGGNSISENVGPKHLINKKTVAKRAENMLWHKLPKSIYFRRGSLPIALEEVATDGAKRAFIVTDRYLFNNGYADQITSVLKSHGIETEVFFEVEADPTLSIVRKGAEQMNSFKPDVIIALGGGSPMDAAKIMWVMYEHPETHFEELALRFMDIRKRIYKFPKMGVKAKMIAVTTTSGTGSEVTPFAVVTDDATGQKYPLADYALTPDMAIVDANLVMNMPKSLCAFGGLDAVTHALEAYVSVLANEYSDGQALQALKLLKEFLPASYNEGAKNPVARERVHNAATIAGIAFANAFLGVCHSMAHKLGSEFHIPHGLANAMLISNVIRYNANDNPTKQTAFSQYDRPQARRRYAEVADHLGLSAPGDRTAQKIQKLLTWLDEIKAELGIPASIREAGVQEADFLAKVDKLSEDAFDDQCTGANPRYPLISELKQILMDTYYGREFSEELDREEVAVTAAPAAKAEKKAKK; encoded by the coding sequence ATGGCTGTAACGAATGTCGCTGAACTTAACGAGCTAGTAGCACGCGTCAAGAAAGCCCAGCGCGAGTATGCCAACTTTACTCAAGAGCAGGTTGATAAAATCTTCCGTGCCGCAGCTCTGGCTGCAGCGGATGCCCGTATTCCCTTGGCCAAACTGGCTGTAGAGGAATCAGGTATGGGTATTGTTGAAGATAAAGTGATCAAGAACCACTTTGCTTCTGAATACATCTACAATGCTTACAAAGATGAAAAGACTTGTGGCATTTTAGAAGAAGATAAAACCTTCGGTACTATTACTATCGCTGAACCTATTGGTTTAATCTGCGGTATCGTACCAACAACTAACCCGACTTCTACCGCTATTTTCAAGGCATTAATTAGCCTGAAAACGCGTAACGGTATCGTATTCTCTCCACACCCACGTGCTAAAGACGCAACCAATAAAGCCGCAGATATCGTGCTTCAAGCCGCTATCGCCGCAGGTGCGCCAGCAGATATTATTGGTTGGATTGATGCGCCAACAGTTGAGTTGTCTAACCAATTGATGCACCACCCTGACATTAACCTGATTCTGGCAACCGGTGGTCCAGGCATGGTTAAAGCAGCTTACAGTTCGGGTAAACCGGCTATCGGTGTTGGCGCTGGTAACACCCCTGTAGTGGTCGACGAAACCGCTGATATCAAACGTGTTGTTGCATCTATCCTGATGTCTAAAACCTTTGATAACGGTGTGATTTGTGCGTCTGAGCAGTCTATCATCGTGGTTGATTCAGCCTACGATGCAGTCCGTGAGCGCTTCTCTTCTCATGGCGGCTACCTGTTACAAGGTAAAGAGCTGAAAGCGGTTCAGGATATCATCCTGAAAAATGGCGGCCTAAACGCAGCTATCGTTGGTCAGCCAGCAACTAAAATTGCTGAAATGGCAGGTATTAAAGTTCCTAGCAACACCAAAATTCTTATCGGTGAAGTTAAGGTTGTTGACGAATCAGAACCTTTTGCTCACGAAAAACTGTCGCCTACCTTAGCGATGTATCGTGCGAAGAGTTTTGAAGACGCGGTTGATAAAGCGGAAAAACTGGTAGAAATGGGCGGTATCGGCCATACATCTTGCCTGTACACCGACCAGGATAACCAACCTGCACGCGTTAAGTATTTCGGCGATAAAATGAAAACCGCCCGAATTCTTATTAACACCCCTGCCTCTCATGGTGGTATCGGTGACCTGTACAACTTCAAAGTAGCGCCATCTCTGACGCTGGGTTGTGGTTCATGGGGTGGTAACTCCATCTCTGAAAACGTTGGGCCGAAACACTTGATCAACAAGAAAACTGTGGCTAAGCGAGCAGAAAACATGTTGTGGCATAAACTACCGAAATCTATTTACTTCCGCCGTGGCTCTCTGCCAATCGCGCTGGAAGAAGTGGCAACTGACGGTGCAAAACGTGCCTTCATCGTGACTGACCGCTACCTGTTCAACAACGGTTATGCCGATCAAATCACCAGTGTGCTGAAATCTCACGGTATCGAAACTGAAGTCTTCTTTGAAGTTGAAGCAGACCCTACCCTGAGCATCGTGCGCAAAGGTGCAGAGCAGATGAACTCCTTCAAACCAGACGTGATTATCGCGCTGGGTGGTGGTTCACCGATGGATGCTGCCAAAATCATGTGGGTTATGTACGAACACCCTGAAACCCACTTCGAAGAACTGGCATTACGCTTTATGGATATCCGTAAACGTATTTACAAGTTCCCGAAAATGGGTGTGAAAGCGAAAATGATCGCTGTAACCACTACATCAGGTACCGGTTCAGAAGTGACTCCATTTGCAGTCGTCACCGACGATGCAACAGGTCAGAAGTATCCATTGGCTGACTACGCATTGACTCCAGATATGGCAATCGTTGATGCCAACCTGGTTATGAATATGCCTAAGTCACTGTGTGCCTTCGGTGGTCTGGATGCAGTAACCCATGCGCTGGAAGCCTATGTTTCTGTATTGGCAAATGAATATTCTGACGGTCAGGCTCTGCAAGCGCTGAAACTGCTGAAAGAATTCCTGCCAGCCAGCTATAATGAAGGGGCTAAGAACCCAGTAGCTCGTGAACGTGTACACAATGCCGCGACCATCGCTGGTATCGCGTTTGCTAACGCCTTCTTGGGTGTCTGTCACTCAATGGCCCATAAACTGGGTTCTGAGTTCCATATCCCGCACGGCTTGGCAAACGCCATGTTGATTTCTAACGTTATTCGCTATAACGCGAATGACAACCCAACGAAGCAGACTGCTTTCAGCCAATATGACCGCCCACAAGCGCGTCGTCGTTATGCTGAAGTTGCAGACCATCTGGGTCTGAGTGCACCGGGCGACCGTACTGCGCAGAAAATTCAGAAATTGCTGACTTGGTTAGATGAAATCAAAGCGGAATTAGGTATCCCTGCGTCAATTCGTGAAGCGGGCGTTCAGGAAGCTGACTTCTTGGCTAAAGTAGACAAACTGTCTGAAGATGCATTTGATGACCAGTGTACCGGTGCTAACCCACGTTACCCACTGATCTCTGAGCTGAAACAGATTCTGATGGATACTTATTACGGCCGTGAATTTAGCGAAGAACTTGACCGTGAAGAGGTTGCTGTTACAGCAGCTCCAGCAGCAAAAGCTGAAAAGAAAGCTAAGAAGTAA